One genomic region from Bubalus bubalis isolate 160015118507 breed Murrah chromosome 12, NDDB_SH_1, whole genome shotgun sequence encodes:
- the UGP2 gene encoding UTP--glucose-1-phosphate uridylyltransferase isoform X5, with amino-acid sequence MEKKGQKGIQPYEKIKARGLPDNVSSVLNKLVVVKLNGGLGTSMGCKGPKSLIGVRNENTFLDLTVQQIEHLNKTYDTDVPLVLMNSFNTDEDTKKILQKYNHCRVKIYTFNQSRYPRINKESLLPVAKNVSYSGENTEVWYPPGHGDIYASFYNSGLLDTFIGEGKEYIFVSNIDNLGATVDLYILNHLMNPPNGKPCEFVMEVTNKTRADVKGGTLTQYEGKLRLVEIAQVPKAHVDEFKSVSKFKIFNTNNLWISLAAVKRLQEQNAIDMEIIVNPKTLDGGLNVIQLETAVGAAIKSFENSLGINVPRSRFLPVKTTSDLLLVMSNLYSLNAGSLTMSEKREFPTVPLVKLGSSFTKVQDYLRRFESIPDMLELDHLTVSGDVTFGKNVSLKGTVIIIANHGDRIDIPPGAVLENKIVSGNLRILDH; translated from the exons atggagaaaaaaggacagaaaggg attcagcCCTATGAGAAGATAAAGGCCAGGGGCTTACCTGATAATGTGTCTTCTGTGCTGAACAAGCTGGTGGTGGTGAAACTCAATGGTGGTTTGGGAACCAGCATGGGCTGCAAAGGCCCAAAGAGTCTGATTGGCGTGAGGAACGAGAATACCTTTCTGGATCTGACTGTTCAGCAAATCGAA CACTTGAACAAAACCTACGATACTGATGTTCCTCTTGTTCTAATGAACTCTTTTAACACGGATGAAGATACCAAAAAAATACTACAGAAGTATAATCACTGTCGTGTGAAAATCTACACGTTTAATCAAAGCAG gtACCCAAGGATTAATAAAGAATCGTTACTGCCTGTAGCAAAGAATGTATCATACTCAGGGGAAAATACAGAAGTGTGGTATCCTCCGGGTCATGGAGATATTTATGCCAGTTTCTACAACTCTGGTTTGCTCGACACCTTTATAGGAGAAGGCAAAGAGTATATTTTTGTGTCCAACATAGATAATCTGGGTGCCACAGTGGATCTTTATATTCTTAATCATCTCATGAACCCACCCAATGGAAAACCTTGTGAATTTGTCATGGAAGTCACAAATAAAACCCGTGCGGATGTAAAG GGTGGGACACTCACTCAGTATGAAGGCAAACTGAGACTGGTGGAAATTGCTCAAGTGCCAAAAGCGCATGTTGATGAGTTCAAATCTgtatcaaaattcaaaatatttaacacaaaCAACCTATGGATCTCTCTTGCTGCAGTTAAAAGACTGCAGGAGCAGAATGCTATTGACATGGAAATCATTGTAAATCCAAAG ACTTTGGATGGAGGCCTGAATGTTATTCAGTTAGAAACTGCAGTAGGGGCTGCCATTAAAAGTTTTGAGAACTCTCTAGGTATTAATGTTCCTAGAAGCCGTTTTCTGCCTGTCAAAACCACATCAGATCTCTTGCTTGTGATGTCAAACCTCTATAGCCTTAATGCAGGATCTTTGACAATGAGTGAAAAGCGGGAATTTCCTACAGTGCCCTTGGTTAAATTAGGCAGTTCTTTCACAAAG gTTCAGGATTATCTAAGAAGATTTGAAAGTATACCAGATATGCTTGAACTGGATCACCTCACAGTTTCAGGAGATGTGACATTTGGCAAGAATGTTTCATTAAAG GGAACGGTTATCATCATCGCAAATCACGGTGACCGAATTGACATCCCACCTGGAGCAGTATTAGAGAACAAGATTGTATCTGGGAACCTGCGTATCTTGGaccactga